A region of the Esox lucius isolate fEsoLuc1 chromosome 10, fEsoLuc1.pri, whole genome shotgun sequence genome:
ttacatcagAACCATTTCAACCACCCAATGACTCAGACGAGCCAATTCAACCCAGATAAAATGCCCAAATGAAATCAACTGGGCAACCTTGCTGatgggaaaaacaaaacattgctggAAAGCCATCAACATTGGGGGACGTTTTCATTCCGTTATGCATCCATTTCTGTGATCGTCCGACGTGTCTGCTAAACCTCCAATCTTCAGATTGTTAAATGGAGGTGCAGAGGGGGGCTATGTCCCAACTGGTACTCTCCTCCTTAAGGGGCCCTAGTCaaaatagtgcactataaaaAAAGAACAGTGATCCGTTTAGGACCCAGAATTGACTGATGCCGATTTAGCTACACAGAGGGGGACAGTGTGACTGAATGGTTCTTTGGTTTAATTCAGTAATGCAGTGTCACTGTAttgacacacacatgaaaatcccacacacacacacacacacaccaggagtcagccGCCAAGGCAACGGAGATAATGCTGGCCATCTTGCCGCATCTCTTAGACACTTCTCCCTCACGGCCAGATCTCAGCAGGCATTACCATACTTGGACGACGAAGTGAGGTGAGAAAGCCAATGTTCGTTCCAAAAGCTTTGCATATTTAGGTGGAAAGTACATGCAAATGCGTTTCACATTAGCATCTCATGTCCTGAGGGCAACGCGGGGTGTTAAATGCCCGGGCGTGTGCACGTGTACGTGCGTGTCAGGGTGATATCCAGTGTGTGAACAACATGTCAGGCAGCGAACGCATCGCACGAAACAGACTCACTCTCGGGGGCGCCTTGGGTTCACAAGCACAGAGACAAATTTACCATGGTAATTTACCATGGAGACAAAGGAACAGATGTGGACAGGGGCTGGGTCTGTTAAAGGAGTCCATTGAACCTTCTCTAGACTTAGTGTCTGTGAGGTGCAAAATACAGCTCGCCTTGCAATAAGTAAAAATGCAGTCAACCCAAAGAAAAGATAAGTAATTGAAGGGAAATTGAAACCAATTTCACAGCTGGTTGCAGCTTGGGTGGTCATATTCATGGCGTATATATTTTCATAGATTTACAAAGTTCCTTTTACTAGAGACGGTAGTTTCTAGAGAAAACTATTACATTTGCGCTCAGTATTGAAAGTGCTATAACAGTAAACGGGAAATACGGTTTCAAACAACCATTCACTCAAATGTAGAGTCATTTATGTTCTGTGTGGCTCAGTTGGCAGACCATGGCACTTGCAATGCGagtgttgtgggtttgattcccatgcgGGGGCAAATGCAAAAATGCATTCACTGCCTACTGTAGGCTGCCCTGGCTCAGAGTGTTCCCTAGTAATATCAGGATAGCCTGTTGGTGTAATTTCCCACAAGGTGTACTAGCTCATTTAAGAGGCTCAAGTCCATCCCCCTGTGCTGTTCCAGATCTTGATAAGATGCCTCATAGCTTGGCTAGGCTGTTACTAGAATCAGCTTGGTTCTTTTTCCCCATAGGTCTGCTCCCAGATCCTCTGGGCATCCTGTTATCCTTCCAGGCATTCCCCAGGAGTGGTGCTCTGCACTGGGTCCGTCTTCACCGTGGACCCCAAGGCGAAGCTCCGGAAATGTCCTGTAATGCTGCTACAGAAGCACAGGGGAAAACAACCAACATATTAGCATGCACTAAGTCAGGCCAAGTACTACACTGATGTTAATCAACGACGTTCAATCCCCTCAAACGATCTGAATTAGCTCTGTTCCGACGGCTCTGAAACGAATGGCCAGTTAAGGACGGTCGGCTGATTGTTCAGAAAAATACAGCGGAAGCTCTATCTGGCCAGGTTGGGAAGGACTCAGTGCTGCTTGTCTAAAACTCTAACCCCAATTAAGAACTGGCTTTAATGTAGTTCTGACACTACTGTCGCTTGGGTTTTCTTTTCTTCCCTTCCAGCAGGCTCCATTATACATATCCCCTGAAGCTCCCACGATGACTCCGTCATAACCTGAGATCTCGGGAATCTGTCATCTCCCAGTAGTCATAATCAGTTTATTCAGCTACTGGGATTGCCCAAATCCCAGTAGCGGGATTAGCTCACAGCCCTAAAAAAGAACATTGGTACTTGGTAAAAAAACGTTTTAGGGCTGTGAGCTAAACGATACCTTATATTGCCTAAGCTGTGCACTCGTTCTGATCTAGGGACTCAAAAGTGGTGCGCTATCTAGGGAAGggggtgcaatttgggatgcATGAGTTGTTAATACGGCTACATGAGTCTCGACATACTGCATGGATGCCAAGGTGAGGCTCGATACGAACTGAACTACTGCTCATTTGCAGCATGCTAACTGGGCCGCGACAGCTCGGAACCTGCTCTTGCGTGGCCATAACTCAAATAACACTGTTGTCGCAGCTCCCAGGGGTTTTTGAACGGACTGCTGGCTAACTGTGGCCACATTTTCACTGGATGTCTCAAGGACCCTGTCGGTGCTCTCTGTGTACGGAGCTGGAGCACAACGCAAAACAACAGAGGAAAGCATGAACACGAAAACTGAAGTCAGTTTTGACCGCAGTGTGCTCTGCACCAAGAAATCAGCATGGATATACTGCCGTGTTTTTTTACCAGTGATTCCTCTGCCGTCCTCACACACGGCTGCCCCTACCACACTAATCCTGTAAGCACTACTGGAGCTCCGCCCAGAAAGGGTTTTGAATTGTTTGATTTGATCTATACAAACATAACTGCCAAAAACCCTTTAGTAAAACAGACTTCCATCCAGAATGGATCTCATGAAGAAGTGAGAGGACTAATTGATTAATTAGCAACACGCATCCCTGAAATGAGCATATTCAGTACCAGCCTCGTTGACAGCAAGACGATAAATCAACGCATTTATCAAGTGCCCCACAGTATAAGTGCTGATATAGGGTCACATTCTTATTGTCCTGTTATTCACATTTATGTTTTAACATCTGATCCTAGGTTGACAAATCATCTGTAAGAGCATTAATGAACACAGATTTTGGCAACACTCCACAAGACTTTCGTAATGCCTTCATCAAAATAAACGCATACCTGAGATAAACAGTGCCTCTTCCCTGCAGTGAGCCACGCTCGTCTTCCCAGTAAGCCAGCCTCCTTCACTGACCCATATCTGGTCTGGGCCTGCGGGAAGACACCGCAAATCAGCAACGAGTGGAAAAACCCGAGCGGGTTCATTCAAGATCATGCAACGTCTATAGAGTTGTAGGCATGCAACTCAGGCTTTTTGACATTACTCTCTACAAGTAAAAAATCTTAATCATTGTAATATGTAGAAACACTTACACCGatattgcaaagaaaaagtagCAGCAGCTTAACTGGTCAGGATATTGATATAGATTCGGCTTTGCAGATTTTCATTTTAGCAAGAGTTGCATTAATACTATTCTACTGTTGGGTATTTTGTTAGTATACAGAACAgttattttagaaaatgaaatCTAGAACTAGAATAATATTGGAAGTTACGTTTTTCATTACTTTttattagtctttttttttttaacatgactAGAATTCTTCTTTAACTAAATTGCACGCATTTACCAGAAGATTAATTCAATGTATAAACACACTACCAAATTACACATTTAGGGTTGGGGTTACCTTTATAGTGGAGTGATTACAGTTAAAACCATCTCCCCTAGTGAACTGCCATTACACTCTTTACTAACCTTCGAGCCTCAACACATGACATCAACATCGGGTAAAAACCCTGAAATCTAAGACTTAAATGGTTTGAGTTCAGTTAATTTACTAACAGGTGTTTCTAGCAAAGCATTTCTCATTGCCGACTAATACCACAGGATAGATGGATTGAAAAAGTGTTGATACATACCCAGGCATTCAATGCCATAGAGCGCTATACACATTAGGAAGCTATCCAGGTTATTTAAGAGGTCTTACCTCAGGGTCCTTTTTAAAAgtatagaaagagagagaaaggataaGTACTGctgcttttttaaataatcaaccAAGACATCATTTGGTAACGGTTAACTTTGCCTTCAGACTACAATACAAttcatttaaatttaaaaagacGTATTTGAAGAgaaataaaaagcaaaacacCTATAGCTAGACTGTtatatgttatttaaaaattgGCATTTCAAATTTTACTAGGACAGGAAAAGAAATAAACCAAGTTACGGAGTttcatagaaaaacaaactaGTCTTTATTGACAAACTGCTGCAAAACATCTTTTGGACAGATTTAGTAGTAACCTATTTAGGCAAGCCTTACACATGGAgcataatgcattttaatggAGCGGGTACAGAATAGTGAATACGTACAGATTGCACGTTTTTAAAGTATGTACAAGAGTTCAGATTAATAAGATGCAGGATCCCTTCTCTGTAGAAAGAGAAGACCCATGTGGAGATTTTTGTCCCAATCCTTCATTGCGTCGTTTTTACATGCAGTTTATAGACTCAGATAAACCAATAAAGATCCTGTACTGACATGTGAAATTTCTTTTATCATGACATGAGGCCAATTCATGGCCATCATTTTCTTAAAGACATTTTGACTGTAGAGCCATAATAAAGTTAACTTAAATTGTTTTTACAACTTTAAACAAATTAAGGATATGAGGACAGTCCATCTCAACAGTGGCGATTACGGCTATATTTCAAAACTCTAATGTGCAATGACAAAATATCATTATATATCGCTGCTGCCTAATTCTAAATTGACAACTTTTAATTAAAgactatttaaaacaaatgggaATTATAAAATCAAGAATGAATAGGTTGCTGCTgcaaattccattaaaaaatgtttaactGTCTCCTTAGActtcatttaacatttttgtttgttctatATTACATAATTGAAACAGCGTTTaagtttcattttattttgctatattAAACAGAATTTTGAAATGTAGCCTAAATGGGAATCTGCAACTGTCCCTCAACAgtcttttttaaaataaaaataattaaaaagggTGGATAAAAAGTATCTAAATCCACTGAAGTGACTTTAAATCCAAACATCAAAAAATGTTTACTGTCAACAATGCAAAACAAGCCAAGGGAGAGAAAGGGTcggaaataaaaacagcaaaataaacaaaaatgtaaaaccaaacaaaaacaaaaaaccttgCAAGTTCTCTTCTCTAGCCCatcttaaaaaaaagttttaggGTCACTGAGAATGAAATCTCAAACAAGCTTCGATCAGTCGCAATCCTGATTTTCTGTTCTCAAAAGTCCAGCGAAGTAGAAAATACCAAAACGAGAAAAACAACGGACAATTACTTTTGTCGAGGGTTGCTTAAAGCGAGAGCTGCTGTGGTCGACAGGTTGGTGGTTGCCGGGACAGCCCGTAAGCGGTGGTTGTGTTGGTCACTAGGCAGGCGTTGTCATGGAGAGGTCAGTACTGTCTATAGGGGTGTTCTCGGTAAGGGCCCTTAGTCGCTCGGGCGGGGGGGGCCTTTCCCCCTGAGGCTGCCCTCTGGTTCCCGTTCCAGTCGTCCTGGGCTGGAGGGggtagacacacagacagaccacagACGGAAAAGACAAGGCAAAAAAACCAACAGAAACgtaattacaaaaacaagctTCTCAAGTTGTCATGTAGACGTTTCCACCCAACGCACTTCAATAAGACAAGGGTTTATTAAACACATGTTGCTGTCTGTATTTTACAGTGAATCTTACCATAGGGCTCATATGCTTCCTGTGTCTCTCCATGCCCGTAGTCGTAGTATTCCGGCTCTCTAGAAGAATAAAAAGGAGATAAATAAGATTTCAATCGGTAGCAGTCCAAGCTAGCCAGCTAAACAGGCAGCATAACTAACACACTTCTCAAGTTGCACTTAATTTATAAAACATATCCCTTGAATTGTGTATTTCTACTAGCTACTGCTAGCCAAGGTATAACCCAGCTAAAGCAGCCAGCTGGTTAGCCATGTAAAAACCCAACCACAGTTAACTGAAGTAGCTAACTGGCTAGCCATGTGAAAACCCAACCACAGTTAACTGAAATAGCTAACTGGTTAGCCATTGTGAAAACACAATCACAGTTAACTAAAGTAGCTAACAGGTTAGCCATTGTGAAAACCCCACCAGAGTTAACTGAAGTAGCTAACTGGTTAGCCATTGTGAAAACCCCACCAGAGTTAACTGAAGTAGCTAACTGGTTAGCCATTTGAAAACACAATCACAGATAACTAAAGTAGCTAACTGGGTAGCCATGTGAATAACCCAGACATGGTTAAAGCTGAAGATATTTTTCTAGAACTGAAATACACATGAATTCCCATAAAATAATCTTGGCTAGGGAAGGTTCTCCTACATAATTAACTTTAAAAAACTAgggaagttcacttttcagtCTACAATTATAGTCTGTTTCGGTCACAACATTCCCATAATTTTATAATCCAGTGTGCAACTTGGATATGTGTGGCCCCCTGACGAGCAAGAAGATGAGACGGCCCGTGTGTGCCTGATGAGAGCCAATGGCAGATTAGATTAATGACTCACGCCTGTGGTTGGCTGTAGTAACTGTCGTATGACTCGTATGCTGGCTCCGTGTAGCTCTCCTCATAGGTCTAGAGAattaaagaaagagagagagaaagacagaaaaagaggaagaaaaggacACAAAAAGAGCAAAGGGGTCGAAAAGAGAAGAGGGGGCgaaagaacaaaaaacatttagaataacATTCCTTTAACTACAGTCCAGTCACATGCTGAATGTTCAGAGTGGTCACCTGGAATAAAGTGCTTTATTGcatgtatttatgttttacaCAGATGCAACAAGGACATTCCACCAGGGCCTGCTAAACAGAGCCAGTTtaactgcattttaatgtgGGTCTAGCATGACATATTGCTGTTTTTCACGCTACAATAACATTCTAGCCCTCATCGGCTGCCgacaagaaaaataacaaagatGTACACAGCCCAAATGAAGCTGAATTCAGACACGACAGGGGAAGTTCTCAAATCGTCATTTAACTTGTGCCAAGGTCTTTTAAAGGTGGATGTAGTAAAGGTTTTACTGAGCTCTTCACAGTAATAAATTACCCGCTGGGTACCTGCTACACTAGTAACGTCCATCCGGTGAGACGGTTCCCAGTTCCCCACATCCATCTcaattttaacaaatgtttgttATGTGCAGAATGCATCTTCAGTCATCATTAACCACTGACTTTGCCAGTATCTACTTCATGGACTAAGGTGTGCTTTCTCCTACTGGGTTGTGTGAGCTGAGCTGCCCAAATGAATTCCTTCATGTGGTTTAACTCACATATTCCTCGTATTGTTCAGTGGCCGCAGCGTGCTGGTGCTGCTggtgggagggtggagggggcaTCCTCGCTGGTCCCCCAGGAGCAGGGGGTCTGGCCCGGGGGGCTGCGGTACCTCGGCCCGGGGCAGCTGGAGGTCCCCCGCGGCCTGCCGACGCCCCCCTCGCTACCCCGCCTCTGGCTGGCCCACCGCGGGTTACAACCCCCCTGGTGGCACCTCCTCGCGGAGGCATACCCCTGCCCCTGCAGAGAGGAGCAGAGTagaaaatacagagagagagagagagagagagagagagaatagtgTTATTTGATTGAACACAGACCAGTTCTGTagttacctgtctgtctgttatctgGATGTCTGTCCGTGGTTCCTGTCAGTATGTTaactgggtgtctgtctgtggttacttgtctgtctgttatctgggtgtctgtctgcggttacctgtctgtctgttatcggggtgtctgtctgttatcgggttgtctgtctgtggttcCTGTCAGTATGTtatctgggtgtctgtctgttatcggggtgtctgtctgtagttaCCTGTCTTTCTGTTATCTGGGTGTCAGTCTGTtatctgggtgtctgtctgtggttacctgtctgtctgttatctgGGTGTCAGTCTGTtatctgggtgtctgtctgtggttacctgtctgtctgttatctgGGTGTCAGTCTGTtatctgggtgtctgtctgtggttacctgtctgtctgttatctgGGTGTCAGTCTGTtatctgggtgtctgtctgtggttacctgtgtgtctgttacctGTGTGCCTGTGCATGTGCGGTTCTGCAGTTACCTAGGTGTTCCAGGTTGTCCGGGCGGCCCTCCCCGACCTCTAGGACCCAACGGCCCCGCTCTGCCCCGTGGAGCGCCTGGCACGAGCTCCTGGCCGCCGTTCAGATAACCCATCTCCATGAACTGCTCCTGACAGATGTCGTCCATCATGTCCTGCACggagagggaaagaagaagGTGGACGAGAGATGAGCGAGATGTGGAGGTTAGGCAGAAGCAcggagaggagtgagaggagagacGACGACAGGTGcaagaggagaagggagggcgggatggatggatgaagggaggacaagatgagagaggagaggctaTTAGTAGGTTGCTCAACACAAAGCATCCGTCTCCAGGCTGAGAGAGCTGGGTACCAGGCACCATAAAGCTCTCTGCTGTACGTCTCCCTACGCATGCAAACAGCGTAAAACCAACAGACAATCTACAACGCTGTAAATCTTTCACACTGACAGTCCCTGTTCATTGGAGAGGCTCAATCAAACTCCTGCGTGGGGAAGTACCTTGCGCACCCAATCAAACCCACAGTCAAACCGTCTAAAGAAGGGAGAGGTTAGCGCTGTGAACCAATCAACGCGTAGGACCGGAGGCAGCTTCCTGAATGGCACCCTCCTCTTCACACAGACACCTAGTTTTGACCAGGGCAACATCTCAGGAAACTGGGTGAAATTTGGGCAGCGGCCTGGTCTCAACAGACCGCAAAAATTGGCTCTGTATTCTAAACGGGGCCCTATTTACTGAACGACTTCTAAAAAGGGTGCGTAAGGCTACATCTGGTCAATGGAGTGAACTGCAAAGGGATCAGGGTGACGTTTGGGACTTGCATTAAGAGCTGGGTAGCCCTATGCCCTGATCGTTTTGAGTGGCAGCACACAGAAGACTGCCATTTGTCTGATTACATATTAATCCATCGCCATGAGCAACATGGCTTTGCCTTTGTTTAACAAGCTAGGCAGTCAATACGGGGCTTTGAATTAGAAAATTCTTACCTAGGTAGTTCATAAACGGCTAAACATCGGGTGGTTGTTAGCCGAGATGACTAATGTTGCACTGAGGATTTTTGGGTCACGAAATTGGACACGTTTTTTTTGCATACCCATAACACCAGAAAAACAAGGTTAGCAAAGGGGACCCACTTCAACCTAGCAGGTTAGACTTGTGCATTATGAATCTTGTGCTAGAGACAAATCCATCCTGACGGCAGAAATTaagtgattggttgactcaatgatgaaTCAGTTGAGCTTAACCCTGGGGTCTGATCTGCCACCAGAACATGAttcatagaaaataaaaactgccATTAAACTAGATAAACAAAGCTAAGTGACACAGAactatttttattaaacaagcTACATTAAGCCAAGTAACCTAGACCAATTTTCTTTCAACTAGATAAATGAAGGGGAAGTAACCTAGACCAATTTTCATGGGGATAATAACTGCAATGTAAAACACTACGCTAATAACATGGTGACTAAACAAG
Encoded here:
- the khdrbs1b gene encoding KH domain-containing, RNA-binding, signal transduction-associated protein 1b, with product MENQESKYLPELLAEKDSLDASFTHAMKLLSAEIERIQKGEPKKDGGDTYLDLFTVKNIKLKERVLIPVKQYPKFNFVGKILGPQGNTIKRLQEETGAKISVLGKGSMRDKAKEEGLRKGGEPKYAHLTMELHVFIEVFAPVPDAYLRMAHAMEEVKKFLFPDMMDDICQEQFMEMGYLNGGQELVPGAPRGRAGPLGPRGRGGPPGQPGTPRGRGMPPRGGATRGVVTRGGPARGGVARGASAGRGGPPAAPGRGTAAPRARPPAPGGPARMPPPPSHQQHQHAAATEQYEEYTYEESYTEPAYESYDSYYSQPQAEPEYYDYGHGETQEAYEPYAQDDWNGNQRAASGGKAPPARATKGPYREHPYRQY